The Flavobacterium sp. HJ-32-4 genome contains a region encoding:
- a CDS encoding choice-of-anchor J domain-containing protein has translation MTGRDAGLNDGIGHDVGSPPSTSVFRFARWLFGLAFLLFFSVGPASAQTTLISPTGDGGFANGSTFAANGWTASSSANNPWVVGTAVSTAPFSGNSAYISNDGGTTNAYTQANDATNYFYRDITVPAGETIITLSFNWRSNGESSWDLWQVFYAPTTVTPTGVASHPGSGTGVIPTGITGATLIGFGQIQTTVQTATFTLPASLAGTTFRLIFSWKNETGGSQPPAAIDNISMTSRAPMTITSNGAGGLWSSTATWVGGIVPTSADNAVIADGSTVTIDQTGQAVNNLTIGGGTSGILNYGTTPSTFTIVGNLTVNAGGAFNVYNGTAGKSVAVAGNITNNGTIDMSVGSTATALTLNGTTVQTVGGSGSFTANTLRGLTFNNTNAAVPNINWNFNNISIANTLTFTAGKVALGSNKLTLGINTTTTGTLSYTAGGFTGGTFNRYWTTAGTGSTITGGTDPSTATSRYPFVSATNQNRSAWIERSTSTVAGQLSCTYVDATGTTPVSVIDGAYTIESRYNGSWTFSTEGSAYSATNNEVALVAPGGYIALNSNSRILLASSSVGGTQQGGTSTPGAQRVLSVAQLTSGALYIGAANVDISQPCTGTPTPGTVAPASTTICANTSGTVLTATGFSTGVTGINFQWEESDDNGVADAWANAVGGSGATTASYTPPVLASTRYYRLRVTCSNSGLSDVTNVATITTVNCAYDVTRSTGITYNSIISTGNAFTWSTTSSSPAVNSSWQTDENTTTQVTFPFPFTYRGTTVTGFRATVNGFVTLSNTALSTQSSFTVGLGSTATWKSVIAPMWADLVIAGNPNTVSSLQGAGAPIKYQVDGTSPNRVLTVEWSNMETFNNAGPNLNFQVKFYETTNNIEFVYGSMEGYNGTADYTYSYASGLNGESIVTPSVANLTSQQLYNTRSFAATAVNNLNVVPECNSSVLFTPGDYTAYVPGSSTPANDEPAGAATLTVNASPCTSLCGTYYDTKGATASAGITACSVAGTTPDDDVWFKFTAGVATDYKIQVYGGGGYNAVVQLFSDAGTTAVSCVNATGTGLTETINATGLTTGVTYYIRVYHAGTGNGTATNLSICVSEVISPPTNDNIATATTLTPASSCTTTASEFPSTLAATASPTTPAACNTADDDVWYKFTATSLLMTVTVQSGSGYNAAMQILSSSDNTPTGTLTQVACVNATSSAGQESYSGTFVPGNTYFVRVYHAVSGAGSGNFTICVTDCATAGLPLAQGLNSGSLGCWSSTVVTDGTGSGGATPSLTYVTASTNPTGFSAEEGTGFYRFNSFDCDAGDQIRLVSQAVNTTGVSFVDVKFKWLHSLTYTNLDEVQVQYSLDGATWVNAGGPIVRYDGSTLGWIGKTVTLPAGAGNQPQVYIAFLFTGQFGNDCYIDDINIVETPPCAAPTNVVASAITNNSATISWDASVSTPANGYEYYFSTSSTTPTGATTPSGAVGAGILTAGISSLTGNTDYYVWVRSVCDALTTSDWSSVGTFTTACDAVTTFPWTEGFETTSTWLGCFSVIDNNADTETWTLSTSQPRTGARSAAMNSDFNSSNDDYLITPQLSLDATPKRLRFWVRANSAAEPDEISVRISTTGKTVANFTNVALASTPVASTTYTQLTVDLTAYANSNIYIAFVRNGAPADGWILYLDDILVEDQPSCIAPNAPVASNVTTNSATVSWTAPAVAPADGYEYYFSTSNTTPTNATTPSGSTAAGTTFTNLSLLSGSTQYYFWVRSVCSTGVSTSEWSSPASFYTGHCVPAPSSVDGLGITNVTMGTINNTTSSETGNYGDYSAQSTTAQQASTVSFSITYETGYTYDTAIFVDWNDDLDFSDSGETVYTGTSAGDDPTVLSGTFVVPLSASVGSHRLRIGGQDGGPVAPCYTGSFGTFEDYTINVTAAPICTGTPTAGTIPSSSAVCVGSTVQLVATGYTTGTGISFQWEESDDNGVGDAWADAVGGTGATTDTYTTPTTLSGTRYYRLKVTCATSAEFAYTNTNTIVASVCSFDVTRNTGVSYASIISTGNSFTWSTTSSTPAVNSSWQTDENTSTAVSFPFPFVYRGTVVSNFKAHVNGFVSLSDTPYTSHLAGPAIGSTSNYHSVVAPFWADLVTQGNPNTVASLQGASAPIKYQVDGTAPNRVLTVEWSNMETFLNAGPNLNFQVKFYETTNNIEFVYGSMEGFNGTTDYTYAYAAGMNGETIGTPNVNNLTAQQLANTRSFAATAVNNLNFVPDCNSSLLFTPGAYTTYVPGASTPANDEPGGAVSLTVNTSPCTSLCGTYYSTAGATASAGISACSPSAIGTPDDDVWFSFVATTADINIRVYGGGGYNPVAQLFSNAGTTSLSCINATGNGLTETLAATGLTVGATYYVRVYHLGTGNGTTPEISICVSEVITAPANDNIAGAVSLTVDTFCNPTNSPQPSVLAATLSPQTACTGTPDDDVWYSFVASSSYQVVTVQSGSGYNAVLQVFSSSDNTPTGTLTSLTCTNNTSTAGTETYASNTFVPGNTYYVRVYHFASGVGSGNFSVCVAAPSPVCVAAPTAPVNGSNSCVSGTGTTLSWAAVTNATNYDVYLDTVDGSTLVSNDQTATSYTTAAPLAGGTYFWRVVPLNANGEAGACSTFSFIKDPASVGGTISAGTSVCGTDRGTLTLSGHTGTIVRWESSVAPFTSWTPITNTTTSYAVGALSVPTRYRVVVQSGACSTATSAEINVDAVSTSWNGTTWSNGTPNSGMAAVIPVNFSATSDLAACSLTVNGGAVVTVGSVNATTNAITSAYDFDISGPVTVQSGSLTFEQGSNLLQTGYTGANSGNITVKTQVRIWRQDYVYWGSPVSGQKLNAFSPLTLWNRFYTFNPAGNAYAPVFANATDPALATYEFVPGTGYMVRAPNTFVNPNYAAPETQPWFTSQFTGVPNNGTVSVTTTNGVSNVHMISNPYPSTVNADATTGFLSVNPGTLYFWTHHDQTPGGNNYAMYNNLGGTAAYLGGAVPNGTIQVGQGFLFTNNNNLASVSFTNAMRVGNNEGQFFRTASGNRSRIWLNVANGTVKGNQMLVGYTEEATMGVDMSLDGILIPNGNCIASLIGNDRYGIQARPAFSADDIVPMGLRAETAGTFTVSLDHVDGVFEGDQDIFLKDNLTGVVTNLKQASYSFATEAGDFNDRLQLQYVNTTLGIPGFDANTVVIYKDDNQVLTINAGTIEMANVKIFDIRGRQVYTKEAISSNVAQLGDLKAEHQVLLVQITSADGRVVTKKVAY, from the coding sequence ATGACTGGTAGGGATGCCGGTCTCAACGACGGAATCGGGCATGATGTAGGTTCGCCTCCTTCTACGTCCGTTTTTAGGTTCGCCCGATGGCTTTTCGGCCTTGCGTTCCTGCTCTTTTTCTCCGTGGGCCCTGCGTCTGCTCAGACGACCCTCATCAGTCCGACAGGAGACGGTGGTTTTGCCAATGGATCGACATTCGCTGCAAACGGATGGACCGCTTCCAGTTCGGCCAATAACCCTTGGGTAGTCGGCACTGCGGTGTCGACGGCACCGTTTTCCGGGAATAGCGCCTACATTTCCAACGATGGTGGTACGACCAATGCGTATACGCAGGCAAATGATGCTACCAACTATTTCTATCGGGACATTACCGTTCCGGCAGGGGAGACTATCATCACGCTGTCGTTCAACTGGCGTAGCAATGGCGAAAGCAGTTGGGACCTTTGGCAGGTCTTCTATGCGCCGACTACGGTCACGCCTACAGGTGTTGCTTCGCATCCTGGTAGTGGTACCGGAGTAATTCCAACCGGAATTACAGGAGCTACCCTCATCGGATTCGGTCAGATACAGACTACCGTACAGACGGCGACGTTTACACTGCCGGCTTCGTTAGCCGGTACGACCTTCCGTCTTATCTTCTCATGGAAGAATGAGACCGGTGGTTCACAACCCCCGGCTGCTATCGATAACATCTCGATGACCTCACGGGCGCCTATGACCATTACGTCAAATGGTGCGGGTGGACTTTGGTCGTCTACCGCTACCTGGGTAGGCGGGATCGTTCCGACTTCCGCCGATAACGCGGTGATTGCCGACGGTTCTACTGTGACCATCGACCAAACCGGACAAGCGGTTAATAATCTCACCATAGGTGGAGGTACGAGTGGTATCCTCAACTATGGCACCACGCCCAGCACCTTTACAATAGTAGGTAACCTTACAGTCAACGCGGGCGGCGCTTTTAATGTCTACAATGGTACGGCGGGTAAGAGCGTTGCTGTGGCGGGTAACATTACGAATAATGGCACCATCGATATGTCGGTGGGATCAACGGCTACTGCGCTTACCCTGAACGGCACTACGGTGCAGACGGTTGGAGGCAGTGGTTCGTTTACGGCGAATACCCTTCGCGGACTTACCTTTAACAATACCAATGCGGCTGTTCCGAATATCAACTGGAACTTCAATAATATCAGCATTGCCAACACGCTTACGTTTACAGCCGGAAAAGTGGCACTGGGATCTAATAAACTGACCCTGGGAATCAATACCACCACTACCGGTACCCTTAGCTATACTGCGGGTGGTTTCACGGGAGGCACCTTCAACCGTTATTGGACAACCGCCGGAACCGGCAGCACCATAACGGGTGGAACCGACCCCTCAACTGCTACCAGCCGCTATCCGTTCGTTTCGGCAACGAATCAAAACCGTTCCGCTTGGATCGAACGTAGCACTTCCACGGTGGCCGGACAGCTTTCCTGTACGTATGTGGATGCCACGGGCACCACTCCGGTAAGTGTAATAGACGGTGCTTACACCATCGAATCACGCTACAACGGCAGCTGGACCTTCAGTACGGAAGGTTCTGCCTACTCGGCTACCAATAATGAAGTAGCGCTTGTGGCACCAGGTGGATACATCGCACTGAATTCGAACAGCCGCATCTTGCTGGCTTCTTCAAGTGTAGGAGGCACTCAGCAGGGTGGAACAAGTACACCGGGTGCACAACGCGTGCTTTCGGTAGCGCAATTGACATCAGGCGCCCTTTATATAGGTGCTGCCAATGTTGATATTTCACAACCTTGTACGGGCACACCTACGCCCGGTACTGTAGCTCCCGCTTCTACTACCATTTGCGCTAATACATCCGGTACTGTGCTAACCGCCACCGGGTTTTCGACGGGCGTCACGGGCATCAACTTCCAATGGGAGGAATCGGATGACAACGGTGTAGCGGATGCATGGGCCAATGCGGTCGGAGGAAGCGGTGCCACTACGGCATCGTATACGCCACCTGTACTTGCCTCTACCCGTTATTACCGTCTGCGCGTTACTTGTTCGAACAGTGGTTTGTCGGATGTTACGAATGTAGCAACTATCACGACGGTGAACTGTGCGTACGATGTAACACGTTCGACCGGTATCACATATAATTCTATTATCTCAACCGGTAATGCCTTTACCTGGAGCACGACCTCGTCTTCACCGGCCGTCAACTCCTCTTGGCAGACGGATGAGAACACCACGACGCAAGTAACGTTTCCATTCCCGTTTACGTATCGCGGCACTACCGTAACCGGTTTCCGTGCGACAGTAAACGGCTTTGTAACGCTGAGTAACACGGCACTCTCCACCCAGAGTAGCTTCACCGTTGGATTGGGTTCCACGGCCACATGGAAGAGCGTTATCGCGCCGATGTGGGCTGACCTTGTCATCGCCGGTAACCCAAACACGGTTTCGTCGCTTCAGGGCGCAGGCGCCCCGATCAAGTATCAGGTGGACGGAACATCTCCAAACCGTGTCCTTACTGTGGAATGGTCAAACATGGAAACGTTCAATAATGCTGGACCAAACCTTAATTTCCAGGTCAAGTTCTACGAAACGACCAACAACATCGAATTCGTGTACGGATCAATGGAAGGATATAACGGAACCGCGGATTATACCTACTCATACGCTTCGGGTCTAAATGGTGAAAGCATCGTAACGCCTTCTGTGGCGAACCTAACCTCACAACAGCTTTACAACACCCGTAGCTTTGCCGCTACGGCCGTAAACAACCTCAATGTTGTGCCGGAATGTAATTCCAGCGTGTTATTTACACCGGGCGACTACACCGCTTACGTACCAGGCAGCTCAACGCCTGCGAATGACGAACCGGCAGGCGCTGCGACGCTTACAGTAAACGCGTCTCCGTGCACCTCGCTTTGTGGAACCTACTATGATACCAAAGGCGCTACGGCTTCGGCTGGCATTACTGCCTGTTCGGTAGCAGGAACCACTCCTGATGACGACGTTTGGTTCAAATTCACAGCCGGTGTTGCAACCGACTATAAAATCCAGGTGTATGGTGGTGGTGGCTACAATGCGGTAGTGCAGCTTTTCAGCGATGCTGGAACGACTGCCGTGAGCTGCGTCAACGCAACCGGAACCGGACTCACCGAAACCATCAACGCGACCGGGTTGACCACTGGGGTAACCTATTACATTCGCGTGTACCATGCAGGTACAGGGAACGGAACGGCCACCAACCTTTCAATCTGCGTCAGTGAAGTAATCTCGCCGCCAACGAATGATAACATTGCGACGGCCACAACCCTGACACCAGCGAGTTCATGTACTACAACGGCAAGCGAATTCCCATCTACGCTGGCCGCAACGGCATCGCCAACAACCCCGGCAGCCTGTAACACGGCAGACGATGACGTTTGGTATAAGTTCACCGCGACATCGCTTCTTATGACAGTAACTGTTCAATCGGGAAGTGGTTATAATGCGGCTATGCAGATCCTTTCTTCTTCGGATAATACCCCAACGGGTACACTTACTCAAGTTGCGTGTGTGAATGCGACAAGTTCAGCGGGCCAAGAGAGCTATTCAGGAACGTTCGTTCCGGGAAACACCTATTTCGTACGTGTGTACCATGCCGTGTCTGGAGCAGGTTCGGGTAATTTCACTATTTGTGTTACCGACTGTGCTACAGCAGGGTTGCCATTGGCCCAAGGGCTTAACAGCGGCTCATTGGGTTGTTGGTCATCGACGGTGGTTACAGACGGAACAGGTTCTGGTGGCGCTACACCAAGCCTTACCTATGTAACGGCATCGACCAATCCGACCGGCTTCTCTGCTGAAGAAGGTACCGGATTCTACCGCTTTAACTCCTTTGATTGTGACGCGGGCGACCAGATCCGTTTGGTTTCGCAGGCTGTCAATACCACGGGCGTATCGTTTGTTGATGTGAAGTTTAAGTGGCTTCACTCACTTACCTATACGAACCTTGACGAAGTGCAGGTACAGTATTCACTTGATGGTGCTACATGGGTAAACGCAGGCGGACCGATTGTCCGTTACGACGGCAGTACCCTGGGATGGATTGGTAAAACCGTCACGCTTCCTGCGGGTGCGGGTAATCAACCGCAAGTGTATATCGCGTTCCTTTTCACAGGTCAATTCGGTAACGACTGTTACATCGACGATATCAACATCGTAGAGACGCCGCCATGTGCCGCTCCTACCAATGTTGTGGCGTCTGCCATCACCAATAACAGCGCGACCATTTCATGGGATGCTTCTGTATCGACACCAGCTAACGGTTATGAGTACTATTTCAGCACCAGTTCCACTACGCCTACCGGGGCTACTACGCCTTCGGGTGCGGTGGGGGCCGGTATTCTGACGGCTGGTATTTCAAGCCTTACAGGAAATACTGATTACTACGTATGGGTTCGCTCGGTGTGTGATGCACTGACGACCAGTGACTGGTCATCGGTAGGTACCTTTACAACCGCCTGTGACGCTGTGACGACTTTCCCATGGACGGAAGGTTTCGAAACGACTTCTACCTGGTTGGGCTGTTTCTCGGTAATCGACAACAATGCCGATACAGAGACATGGACACTTTCTACGTCTCAGCCTCGTACAGGTGCGCGTAGTGCTGCCATGAACTCTGATTTCAACAGCAGTAACGACGACTACCTCATTACGCCGCAGTTGTCACTGGATGCCACACCAAAACGTCTTCGTTTCTGGGTGCGTGCGAATTCAGCAGCGGAGCCGGATGAAATTTCGGTTCGTATCTCAACTACCGGTAAGACGGTGGCGAATTTCACGAACGTTGCCCTCGCGTCAACACCGGTTGCGTCTACAACGTATACACAACTGACCGTTGATTTGACGGCGTATGCCAATTCGAACATCTATATTGCGTTTGTGCGTAACGGGGCTCCGGCCGATGGTTGGATTCTGTATCTTGACGATATTCTCGTGGAAGATCAGCCAAGCTGTATTGCGCCTAATGCGCCGGTTGCGTCGAACGTTACGACGAATTCTGCTACGGTTAGTTGGACTGCTCCAGCGGTGGCTCCGGCGGATGGTTATGAGTATTATTTCAGTACGTCTAACACAACGCCTACCAATGCCACTACGCCTTCGGGCAGCACGGCCGCGGGCACAACCTTTACCAATCTCTCCCTGTTGAGCGGCTCTACCCAATATTACTTCTGGGTACGTTCGGTTTGTAGCACGGGTGTTTCGACCAGCGAATGGTCGTCTCCGGCTTCGTTCTACACCGGTCATTGTGTGCCTGCACCAAGCAGTGTTGACGGACTCGGGATTACGAATGTAACGATGGGTACTATCAACAATACGACAAGTTCCGAAACAGGCAACTATGGTGATTACAGCGCGCAGTCTACGACAGCCCAACAGGCGTCGACTGTGTCGTTCAGCATCACATATGAAACGGGTTATACCTACGACACGGCTATCTTCGTTGACTGGAACGATGACCTTGATTTCAGCGACTCGGGAGAAACTGTCTACACAGGAACCTCCGCCGGTGATGATCCGACCGTCCTTTCAGGTACGTTCGTAGTGCCATTGAGCGCGTCCGTCGGTTCGCACAGATTGCGTATTGGCGGTCAGGATGGCGGTCCGGTAGCACCATGTTACACGGGTTCATTCGGTACCTTCGAGGATTACACCATCAACGTAACGGCGGCGCCTATCTGTACGGGTACACCGACTGCAGGTACGATCCCATCTTCCTCTGCGGTTTGCGTCGGTAGCACCGTACAACTGGTAGCAACCGGTTACACAACGGGCACGGGCATTTCGTTCCAGTGGGAAGAGTCGGATGATAATGGAGTAGGGGATGCCTGGGCAGATGCAGTAGGCGGAACAGGTGCCACTACGGATACCTATACCACGCCGACTACATTGTCCGGCACACGCTACTATCGTCTGAAGGTAACGTGCGCCACCAGCGCGGAGTTTGCGTATACGAATACGAATACGATCGTTGCATCGGTTTGTTCGTTCGACGTAACACGTAATACGGGTGTAAGCTACGCATCTATTATTTCAACAGGTAACTCGTTTACGTGGAGTACTACCTCGTCTACACCGGCCGTTAACAGCAGCTGGCAAACCGATGAGAACACGTCTACGGCGGTGAGTTTCCCATTCCCATTCGTATATCGTGGAACGGTCGTGAGTAACTTTAAGGCCCACGTTAACGGATTCGTATCGCTGAGTGATACTCCATATACGTCACATTTGGCAGGACCTGCTATTGGTTCGACTTCGAACTACCATTCTGTGGTAGCTCCGTTCTGGGCTGACCTTGTCACACAGGGTAACCCGAATACGGTTGCGTCACTGCAAGGTGCTTCGGCTCCGATCAAGTACCAGGTTGACGGCACAGCACCTAACCGGGTACTGACCGTTGAATGGTCAAACATGGAGACGTTCCTGAACGCCGGACCTAACCTGAACTTCCAGGTGAAGTTCTATGAAACGACCAACAACATCGAGTTTGTCTACGGTTCAATGGAAGGTTTCAATGGTACTACTGATTATACGTACGCCTATGCAGCGGGTATGAATGGTGAGACGATAGGCACGCCAAATGTGAACAACCTTACGGCGCAGCAACTCGCCAATACGCGCAGTTTTGCCGCTACGGCCGTGAACAACCTGAACTTCGTTCCGGATTGTAACTCAAGTCTCTTGTTTACTCCGGGTGCGTATACAACGTATGTTCCGGGTGCTTCTACACCGGCAAACGACGAACCGGGCGGCGCTGTGTCACTCACGGTGAACACGTCCCCTTGTACATCGCTTTGCGGAACGTACTACTCAACAGCGGGCGCTACGGCTTCTGCGGGTATTTCAGCCTGTTCGCCGTCGGCTATCGGAACACCGGACGATGACGTTTGGTTCAGCTTCGTAGCCACCACGGCAGACATTAATATCCGTGTATACGGAGGTGGCGGATACAACCCTGTAGCGCAGCTATTCAGCAATGCAGGTACTACGTCACTAAGCTGTATCAACGCAACAGGTAACGGTTTGACCGAAACCCTTGCTGCAACAGGACTCACAGTGGGTGCGACGTATTATGTTCGCGTATACCACCTTGGTACCGGAAACGGCACAACACCAGAGATTTCGATCTGTGTGAGCGAGGTGATTACAGCTCCTGCGAACGACAACATAGCAGGTGCAGTGTCTTTGACTGTGGATACCTTCTGTAACCCGACCAATAGCCCTCAACCAAGCGTGTTGGCGGCAACGCTTTCACCTCAAACGGCTTGTACCGGTACACCGGACGATGACGTGTGGTATTCATTCGTTGCCTCGTCAAGCTACCAGGTCGTGACCGTTCAATCGGGTTCAGGCTATAATGCCGTACTCCAGGTGTTCTCGTCATCCGACAACACACCGACGGGTACGCTTACCTCGCTTACCTGTACGAACAACACAAGCACGGCTGGAACGGAGACCTATGCGTCGAATACCTTCGTGCCTGGTAATACGTATTACGTTCGCGTCTATCATTTTGCCAGCGGTGTCGGCAGTGGTAACTTCTCAGTATGTGTGGCGGCTCCGTCACCCGTCTGTGTTGCTGCACCTACCGCACCGGTCAACGGATCCAATTCGTGCGTTTCCGGAACCGGAACCACACTTTCATGGGCTGCAGTGACCAATGCTACTAATTACGACGTGTATCTCGATACCGTTGATGGAAGCACACTGGTATCAAATGACCAAACGGCTACAAGCTATACAACAGCGGCTCCTTTGGCAGGCGGTACTTATTTCTGGCGTGTCGTTCCGCTAAATGCGAATGGCGAAGCCGGTGCATGTAGTACGTTCAGCTTCATCAAGGATCCAGCTTCGGTTGGCGGTACTATTTCGGCGGGCACATCCGTGTGCGGCACCGACAGAGGAACGTTGACGCTGTCTGGCCATACAGGAACGATTGTACGTTGGGAAAGTTCGGTTGCACCGTTCACTAGCTGGACACCGATCACGAATACGACCACGTCGTATGCCGTAGGTGCCTTGTCGGTTCCGACGCGTTATCGTGTAGTGGTGCAAAGTGGAGCATGTTCTACTGCGACTTCTGCTGAAATCAATGTGGATGCAGTGTCTACCAGCTGGAATGGTACAACGTGGTCAAACGGAACACCTAACTCCGGCATGGCTGCAGTTATCCCGGTCAACTTCAGTGCGACATCGGATCTCGCGGCCTGCTCATTGACCGTCAATGGCGGTGCTGTGGTGACGGTAGGTTCGGTTAACGCTACCACGAATGCGATCACATCGGCGTATGACTTTGATATTTCTGGTCCGGTAACGGTACAGAGTGGTTCCCTGACGTTCGAGCAAGGTTCGAACCTGTTGCAAACAGGCTACACTGGGGCCAACAGTGGTAATATCACCGTGAAGACACAAGTTCGTATCTGGCGTCAGGATTACGTATACTGGGGTTCACCGGTATCGGGTCAGAAACTGAATGCGTTCTCTCCACTGACACTGTGGAACCGTTTCTACACCTTTAATCCGGCAGGTAACGCCTATGCTCCGGTCTTCGCAAATGCGACCGACCCTGCGTTGGCAACCTATGAGTTCGTTCCGGGAACCGGTTATATGGTTCGTGCCCCGAATACGTTCGTTAACCCGAACTACGCGGCTCCGGAAACACAGCCTTGGTTCACCAGCCAGTTTACGGGTGTACCAAACAACGGTACGGTTTCCGTAACGACTACGAATGGCGTATCGAATGTCCATATGATTTCGAACCCGTATCCGTCGACCGTTAATGCCGATGCGACAACCGGATTCCTTTCGGTTAACCCAGGTACGTTGTACTTCTGGACGCACCATGACCAAACACCGGGTGGTAACAACTACGCGATGTATAACAATTTGGGAGGCACGGCCGCTTATTTGGGTGGTGCTGTTCCGAACGGTACGATCCAGGTAGGGCAGGGCTTCCTGTTCACGAATAACAACAACCTGGCAAGCGTCAGCTTTACCAACGCGATGCGTGTGGGCAATAATGAAGGACAGTTCTTCCGGACCGCTTCCGGCAACCGCAGCCGTATCTGGCTGAACGTAGCCAATGGTACGGTTAAAGGTAACCAGATGTTGGTCGGTTATACGGAAGAGGCCACTATGGGCGTCGATATGTCGCTTGATGGTATCCTCATCCCGAACGGTAACTGTATCGCTTCGCTGATCGGTAATGACCGTTATGGTATCCAGGCACGTCCTGCGTTCAGCGCTGACGACATCGTTCCGATGGGCCTTCGTGCTGAGACGGCTGGTACCTTCACGGTATCGCTTGACCACGTGGATGGTGTGTTTGAGGGCGATCAGGACATCTTCCTGAAAGATAACCTGACAGGGGTTGTGACCAACCTGAAACAAGCCTCGTACAGCTTCGCTACCGAAGCAGGAGACTTCAATGACCGTCTGCAGTTGCAGTATGTCAATACGACCTTGGGTATCCCAGGCTTCGATGCGAACACGGTCGTTATCTATAAAGATGACAACCAGGTGCTGACCATCAATGCCGGTACGATCGAGATGGCGAATGTGAAAATCTTCGACATCCGCGGCCGTCAGGTATACACCAAAGAAGCGATCAGCTCGAATGTGGCCCAGTTGGGTGACCTGAAGGCAGAGCACCAAGTCTTGTTGGTACAGATTACTTCCGCCGACGGAAGGGTCGTAACCAAGAAGGTGGCGTACTAA